One Mesorhizobium loti genomic window carries:
- a CDS encoding RES domain-containing protein — MVSGLAVRRRVHWPQTYRIIRSIHPPIDLFEDIADPRDWEALASVEEKTNPRIRLEIGDLGKVAAARRVSGPGASFVMAPFVHCSTLRPGRFSDGSYGLYYAGDSEDVALAETIHHHQNFMRATSEDPGWTADFRVLIGSVDRDLEDVNAVPGVLDPDDYTASQAEGRALRAAGSDGLLWNSVRMPGGQCIGIFWPDVIPVPVQGRHYSYHWDGSHVDFVRQHDTGKVLAVV; from the coding sequence ATGGTGAGTGGGCTCGCGGTCCGGCGCCGCGTCCACTGGCCTCAGACCTATCGCATCATCCGCTCCATCCATCCGCCGATCGACCTGTTCGAGGACATCGCCGATCCGCGCGACTGGGAGGCGCTGGCCTCGGTCGAGGAGAAGACCAATCCACGCATCCGGCTGGAGATCGGCGACCTCGGCAAGGTCGCGGCGGCAAGGCGGGTGTCCGGCCCCGGCGCCAGCTTCGTCATGGCGCCCTTCGTGCATTGTTCGACGCTGCGGCCCGGCCGTTTTTCCGATGGCAGCTACGGCCTCTATTATGCCGGCGACAGCGAGGACGTGGCGCTCGCCGAAACCATCCACCACCACCAGAACTTCATGCGTGCCACCAGCGAGGATCCGGGCTGGACGGCTGACTTCCGCGTGCTGATCGGCAGCGTCGACCGCGACCTCGAGGACGTCAACGCCGTGCCCGGCGTGCTCGACCCCGACGACTACACCGCCTCGCAGGCGGAGGGGCGGGCGCTACGGGCGGCCGGCAGCGACGGGTTGTTGTGGAACAGCGTGCGCATGCCGGGGGGACAATGCATCGGCATCTTCTGGCCCGACGTCATCCCCGTGCCGGTGCAGGGTCGGCACTACTCCTATCACTGGGACGGCAGCCATGTGGATTTCGTGCGCCAGCACGATACCGGCAAGGTGCTGGCGGTCGTGTGA
- a CDS encoding Leucine-rich repeat-containing protein, translated as MLEPDESLYQVFVDDNFHYRDESHRYLDGQFATYDEAVGHCRAIVDGDLENAFKPGATAEERFATYSLFGSDPFIKTPPGRRVDPPFSAWDYAKERCGLLPRDATSPEA; from the coding sequence ATGTTGGAGCCCGACGAGAGTCTCTACCAGGTCTTCGTCGACGATAATTTCCACTATCGTGACGAGAGTCATCGCTATTTGGACGGACAATTCGCAACCTACGACGAGGCGGTGGGGCACTGCCGCGCCATAGTCGACGGCGACTTGGAGAATGCTTTCAAACCGGGTGCAACCGCCGAAGAGCGGTTTGCGACCTACAGCCTGTTTGGCTCGGATCCGTTCATCAAGACACCGCCCGGGCGACGGGTCGATCCGCCTTTTTCCGCTTGGGATTATGCAAAGGAGCGGTGCGGACTTTTGCCTCGCGACGCCACCAGTCCAGAAGCCTGA
- a CDS encoding aldehyde dehydrogenase, with product MSHNLQFYIDGAWVDPVVPSTLHVIDPSTEDAFAQISLGSKADVDKAVAAAKRAFQTFGFTSVEERLDILNRIIAVYKKRSKDLALAVSREMGAPRQMALDSQVGVGQAHLEKMAETLKTFQFRHVKGSSLIVKEPIGVVGLITPWNWPLNQITCKVGPALAAGCTMVLKPSEIAPLDAIIFAEIIDEAGVPKGVFNLVNGDGPGVGQALSSHPDVDMMSFTGSTRAGILVAKAAAETVKRVHQELGGKSANILFPDVDLARAVTKGVAGCFGNSGQSCNAPTRMFVPRDRHDEAAGYAKAAAEKFVVGPADGANTKLGPVVSQVQFDKIQDLIQAGIDEGATLVAGGPGRPAELNRGYYVRPTVFADVTHDMRIAREEIFGPVLAILPYDTVEQAVEQANDTVYGLASYIQAKDIQKARDVAARMRSGNVYINYPAWDAGLPFGGYKQSGNGREYAEYGLEDFLEIKGIAGYEAAE from the coding sequence ATGTCACACAATCTGCAGTTCTATATTGACGGCGCGTGGGTCGATCCTGTCGTGCCCAGCACGCTCCACGTCATCGATCCGTCGACCGAGGACGCCTTCGCGCAGATATCGCTCGGCTCCAAGGCCGATGTCGACAAGGCGGTGGCCGCTGCCAAGCGCGCTTTCCAAACGTTCGGGTTCACCTCGGTGGAAGAGCGCCTCGATATCCTCAACCGCATCATCGCGGTCTACAAGAAGCGCTCCAAGGACCTGGCGCTCGCCGTGTCGCGCGAGATGGGCGCGCCGCGCCAGATGGCGCTCGACAGCCAGGTCGGCGTCGGCCAGGCGCATCTGGAGAAGATGGCGGAGACGCTGAAGACGTTCCAGTTCCGCCATGTCAAAGGGTCCTCGCTGATCGTCAAGGAGCCGATCGGCGTCGTCGGCCTGATCACGCCGTGGAACTGGCCGCTGAACCAGATCACCTGCAAGGTCGGCCCGGCACTCGCCGCCGGCTGCACCATGGTGCTGAAGCCGTCAGAGATCGCGCCGCTCGACGCCATCATCTTCGCCGAGATCATCGACGAGGCCGGCGTGCCGAAAGGCGTGTTCAACCTCGTCAATGGTGACGGCCCCGGCGTCGGCCAGGCGCTGTCCAGCCACCCCGACGTCGACATGATGTCGTTCACCGGCTCGACCCGGGCCGGCATATTGGTGGCCAAGGCGGCCGCCGAGACCGTCAAGCGCGTGCATCAGGAACTGGGCGGCAAGTCGGCCAACATCCTGTTCCCGGATGTCGACCTCGCCCGCGCCGTCACCAAGGGCGTCGCCGGCTGCTTCGGCAATAGCGGCCAGTCCTGCAATGCGCCGACCCGCATGTTCGTGCCGCGCGACCGCCATGACGAAGCGGCGGGTTATGCCAAGGCAGCAGCGGAAAAGTTCGTGGTCGGCCCGGCCGACGGCGCCAACACCAAGCTTGGCCCGGTCGTCAGCCAGGTCCAGTTCGACAAAATCCAGGACCTGATCCAGGCCGGCATCGACGAGGGGGCGACGCTGGTCGCCGGCGGCCCCGGCCGCCCGGCCGAACTCAACCGCGGCTACTATGTCAGGCCGACCGTGTTCGCCGACGTCACCCACGACATGCGCATCGCACGCGAGGAAATCTTCGGGCCGGTGCTGGCGATCCTGCCATACGACACGGTCGAACAGGCGGTGGAGCAGGCGAACGACACCGTCTATGGTCTTGCCTCCTACATCCAGGCCAAGGACATCCAGAAGGCGCGTGACGTCGCGGCACGCATGCGCTCGGGCAATGTCTACATCAACTACCCGGCCTGGGACGCCGGCCTGCCCTTCGGCGGCTACAAGCAGTCGGGCAATGGCCGCGAATATGCCGAATACGGCCTCGAGGATTTCCTCGAGATCAAGGGCATCGCGGGGTATGAGGCGGCGGAGTAA
- a CDS encoding GATS-like protein 1: MAARVKLRQLPGSYAISRLGAGDSIPGWADGPGFVSITRTDDELSITCLQDRVPGTVKHDGDWVAFKLQGPFAFDETGIVLSVIQPLSENGLGIFLVSTFDGDHLLVKAVDQEAARRHLGEAGHALLS; encoded by the coding sequence ATGGCTGCCAGGGTCAAATTGAGGCAACTTCCCGGATCGTATGCGATTTCGCGGCTCGGGGCAGGCGACAGCATTCCCGGCTGGGCGGACGGGCCAGGCTTCGTCAGCATCACCAGGACCGACGACGAGCTTTCGATCACGTGCCTGCAGGATCGCGTTCCAGGCACGGTCAAGCACGATGGCGACTGGGTCGCCTTCAAATTGCAGGGGCCCTTTGCTTTCGACGAAACCGGCATCGTGTTGTCGGTCATTCAGCCGCTGTCGGAAAACGGGCTGGGCATCTTCCTGGTGTCCACCTTCGACGGCGATCACCTGCTGGTGAAAGCGGTGGATCAGGAAGCGGCGAGACGGCATCTGGGTGAGGCGGGACACGCGCTGCTGTCATGA
- a CDS encoding GCN5-like N-acetyltransferase, with amino-acid sequence MIIKSSIRFRPAEPADAAAIRDIVRAAYAKWVPVIGREPLPMRADYDKAVAEHPFELAVADGRIVGMIETMLADDHLWIENVCVAPQAQGRGIGRLLLERAERRALDAGRPELRLLTNGAFEANVLLYKKHDYTVDREEPFMGGMTVYMSKRLTR; translated from the coding sequence ATGATCATCAAGTCTTCCATCCGGTTTCGGCCGGCCGAGCCCGCTGACGCCGCCGCGATCAGGGACATCGTGCGCGCGGCCTATGCCAAATGGGTGCCGGTGATCGGCCGCGAGCCGCTGCCGATGCGCGCCGATTACGACAAGGCCGTTGCCGAGCATCCGTTCGAGCTCGCCGTCGCCGACGGCCGTATCGTCGGGATGATCGAAACCATGCTGGCCGACGACCATCTGTGGATCGAGAATGTCTGCGTCGCGCCGCAGGCGCAGGGCAGGGGGATCGGCCGGCTGCTGCTGGAGCGGGCAGAGCGGAGGGCGCTCGATGCGGGCCGCCCGGAGCTGCGCCTGCTGACCAATGGCGCCTTCGAGGCCAATGTGTTGCTGTACAAAAAGCATGATTATACGGTCGACCGGGAGGAGCCGTTCATGGGCGGCATGACGGTCTATATGAGCAAGAGATTGACGCGATAG
- a CDS encoding aldo/keto reductase, producing MQKRTLGNSGLEVSAIGLGCMGMSQSYGQPMETADAVRLIRSAFERGITFFDTAEVYGPFKNEEVVGEALQPIRDQVVIATKFGIDIAGTAGHDGMDSRPQHIRDVVEASLKRLRTDRIDLLYQHRVDPVVPIEEVAGTVKDLISQGKVKHFGLSEAGVRTIRRAHAVQPVAALQSEYSLWWREPEEAILPVLEELGIGFVPFSPLGKGFLTGAINANTTFDSSDFRNTVPRFAEEARKANQALVDAIVAIAAQKQVTPAQVALAWLLAQKPWIVPIPGTTKLNRLEENIGSSAVALTADDLTDIESAVSAIAVQGERYSPQQAARIDR from the coding sequence ATGCAAAAGCGCACACTTGGAAACAGCGGCCTCGAAGTCTCGGCCATCGGCCTTGGCTGCATGGGCATGAGCCAGTCCTACGGGCAGCCGATGGAGACGGCGGATGCCGTTCGCCTGATCCGCTCGGCGTTCGAGCGCGGCATCACCTTCTTCGACACGGCGGAGGTCTATGGACCGTTCAAGAACGAGGAGGTCGTCGGCGAGGCGCTGCAGCCCATCCGCGACCAGGTGGTGATCGCCACAAAATTCGGCATCGACATTGCCGGCACGGCCGGACATGACGGCATGGACAGTCGGCCGCAGCATATTCGCGACGTCGTCGAGGCCTCGCTCAAGCGGCTGAGGACCGACCGCATCGACCTCCTCTACCAGCACCGCGTCGATCCCGTCGTACCGATCGAAGAGGTGGCGGGCACGGTGAAGGACTTGATCAGCCAGGGCAAGGTCAAGCATTTCGGCCTCTCCGAGGCGGGCGTGCGCACCATCCGCCGCGCCCATGCGGTGCAGCCGGTCGCGGCGCTTCAAAGCGAATACTCGTTGTGGTGGCGCGAACCCGAGGAGGCGATCCTGCCGGTGCTCGAGGAACTGGGCATCGGCTTCGTGCCCTTCAGCCCGCTGGGCAAGGGTTTTCTGACCGGCGCCATCAATGCCAATACGACGTTCGACAGCAGCGACTTCCGCAACACCGTGCCGCGTTTCGCGGAGGAGGCCCGCAAGGCCAACCAGGCGCTGGTCGATGCGATCGTCGCGATCGCGGCGCAGAAGCAGGTGACCCCGGCGCAGGTCGCGCTCGCCTGGCTGCTGGCGCAAAAACCCTGGATCGTTCCGATCCCCGGCACGACCAAGCTCAATCGGCTCGAGGAGAACATCGGGTCGTCAGCTGTCGCGCTGACGGCGGACGATCTTACCGACATCGAGAGCGCGGTCTCGGCGATTGCCGTGCAGGGCGAGCGCTATTCGCCGCAACAGGCGGCACGCATCGATCGCTGA
- a CDS encoding 4-carboxymuconolactone decarboxylase protein, whose amino-acid sequence MTDAPVPHRNPFADIAPALGKYTDEVLFGDVWKRPGLSPRDRSLVTVSSLISTYRINEMPFHMKRALDNGVTRDELIETITHLAFYAGWPVASTAIGVARKVFEQTDAEKKE is encoded by the coding sequence ATGACCGATGCACCAGTGCCGCACAGGAATCCGTTCGCCGATATCGCACCCGCGCTCGGCAAATACACTGACGAGGTGTTGTTCGGCGATGTCTGGAAGCGGCCCGGCCTCTCGCCGCGCGACCGCAGCCTCGTCACCGTCAGCAGCCTGATCTCGACCTACCGGATCAATGAAATGCCTTTCCACATGAAGCGAGCGCTCGACAACGGCGTCACCCGCGACGAACTTATCGAAACCATCACGCATCTCGCCTTTTACGCCGGATGGCCCGTTGCAAGCACCGCGATCGGCGTTGCCCGCAAGGTCTTCGAGCAGACCGACGCCGAGAAAAAGGAATAG
- a CDS encoding cupin produces the protein MLDIAPNPDQSQALNRRHHDWLSEIGGPDAGASVLPGVDKGKTMDIKRSGSQPSAKGPTDYFSGTVRVDAPFKGSEPARVGGATVTFEPGARTAWHTHPLGQTLIVLSGAGLVQREGGPIEPIRPGDIVWFAPGEKHWHGAAPTTAMSHIAIAEALDGKVVDWMEHVTDKQYGVWASISALRPEPMPQRRKAP, from the coding sequence ATGCTGGATATAGCACCTAATCCGGACCAATCGCAGGCGCTAAATAGACGCCATCACGATTGGCTGTCCGAAATCGGCGGCCCGGATGCCGGTGCCAGTGTCCTGCCCGGCGTCGACAAGGGAAAAACCATGGATATCAAGCGAAGCGGCTCGCAGCCTTCCGCAAAAGGCCCCACCGATTACTTCAGCGGTACGGTGCGCGTCGATGCGCCCTTCAAGGGCAGCGAGCCTGCCCGGGTCGGTGGCGCCACGGTGACTTTCGAGCCCGGCGCGCGCACTGCCTGGCACACGCATCCGCTCGGCCAGACGCTGATCGTGCTGTCGGGCGCCGGCCTGGTCCAGCGTGAGGGCGGGCCGATCGAACCGATCCGCCCCGGCGACATCGTCTGGTTCGCGCCCGGCGAAAAGCACTGGCATGGCGCGGCACCGACCACGGCCATGAGCCACATCGCCATTGCCGAAGCCCTCGACGGCAAGGTCGTCGACTGGATGGAGCATGTTACCGACAAACAATACGGGGTTTGGGCAAGCATCAGCGCCTTGCGCCCCGAACCGATGCCGCAACGAAGGAAAGCACCATGA
- a CDS encoding LysR family transcriptional regulator, translating to MPRDNLNELTAFLAVAREKSFTRAAAQLGVSQSALSHTVRALEERLGVRLLTRTTRSVSPTEAGERLVRSVGPRLDEIEAELTALSALREKPAGTIRITAGEHAADAVLWPAIARLLPDYPDIRVEIIVDYGLTDIVAERYDAGVRLGEQVAHDMIAVRIGPDMRMAVVGAPAYFDRHPKPRVPQDLTTHNCINLRLPTYGGLYAWEFEKSGRELKVRVEGQLIFNTAALRMNAVLAGLGLAYLPQDQVKAHLADGRLVRVLADWCPPFPGYHLYYPSRRQATPAFSLLVDALRYRG from the coding sequence ATGCCGCGAGACAATCTGAACGAGCTGACCGCCTTCCTCGCCGTTGCGCGCGAGAAGAGTTTCACCAGGGCGGCGGCGCAGCTTGGCGTCTCGCAATCGGCGCTCAGCCACACGGTGCGCGCGCTGGAGGAGCGGCTCGGCGTGCGCCTGCTCACCCGCACGACGCGCAGCGTGTCGCCCACAGAGGCCGGCGAGCGCCTGGTGCGCTCGGTCGGACCACGGCTCGACGAGATCGAGGCCGAACTCACCGCGCTCAGCGCCTTGCGCGAAAAGCCCGCCGGCACCATTCGCATCACCGCCGGCGAGCACGCCGCCGACGCCGTGCTGTGGCCGGCGATCGCGCGGCTCTTGCCGGACTATCCCGACATCAGGGTCGAGATCATCGTCGACTACGGCCTGACCGACATTGTCGCCGAGCGCTATGATGCCGGCGTGCGGCTTGGCGAACAGGTGGCGCACGACATGATCGCGGTGCGCATCGGCCCCGACATGCGCATGGCGGTGGTCGGCGCGCCGGCCTATTTCGACCGGCACCCCAAGCCGCGCGTGCCGCAGGACCTGACCACTCACAATTGCATCAATCTGCGCCTGCCGACCTATGGCGGGCTCTATGCCTGGGAATTCGAGAAATCCGGGCGCGAACTGAAAGTGCGCGTCGAGGGCCAGTTGATCTTCAACACGGCGGCTCTGCGCATGAATGCGGTGCTCGCCGGCCTTGGCCTGGCCTATCTGCCGCAGGATCAGGTGAAGGCGCATCTGGCGGACGGCCGGCTGGTGCGGGTGCTGGCCGACTGGTGCCCGCCCTTCCCCGGCTACCACCTCTATTACCCCAGCCGCCGCCAAGCGACGCCGGCCTTCTCGCTGCTGGTCGATGCGCTGCGCTACCGGGGCTAG
- a CDS encoding ester cyclase, with product MTETDLYRGYIDCLNNQDWERLHRFVHDEVHYNSERVGLSGYRAMLERDFREIPDLYFDVQLLISDPPFIASRLQFNCTPKGTFFGLPINGRKVSFSENVFYEFLNDRIRNVWSVIDKAAIEAQL from the coding sequence GTGACCGAAACCGACCTCTACCGAGGCTACATCGACTGCCTCAACAACCAGGATTGGGAGCGGCTGCATCGCTTCGTTCATGACGAGGTGCACTACAACAGTGAGCGCGTCGGGCTATCAGGCTACCGCGCCATGCTGGAGCGGGATTTTCGCGAAATCCCGGACCTCTATTTCGACGTCCAGTTGCTGATCTCCGATCCGCCCTTCATCGCCAGCCGCCTGCAGTTCAACTGCACGCCGAAAGGAACCTTCTTCGGCCTGCCCATCAATGGCCGCAAAGTCTCGTTCAGCGAGAACGTGTTCTATGAATTTCTGAACGACCGGATCAGGAATGTCTGGTCGGTCATCGACAAGGCGGCGATCGAAGCGCAGCTTTAG
- a CDS encoding Membrane protein has protein sequence MSSATRIANDIPKSLMPADLAAGRKRLDSVWNGVIPGIVLVAMITAVAFSAHNVSGFALFSPMILAVVAGMVYSNVLGTPAHAKAGIAFSQKRLLRFAIVLLGFQLTLGQVASIGAGGVGIVAATLGATFLFTITLGRLIGVDRKLAQLIAAGTSICGASAIVATNIVTDARDEDVTYAVASITLFGTVAMLGFPLLAPVLGLDQHAFGLWAGASIHEVAQVIGAGFQNGTQSGEIATVAKLTRVAMLAPMVIALGLMARRKMSGDQQTARPPMPWFVAAFVAVVVLNSLVTVPAEVKAAMALATTIMLTMGLAAMGLQADISQLRSRGLRPLALAFSAFLFIGCFSLMLVKFA, from the coding sequence TTGTCTTCCGCCACCCGTATCGCGAACGATATTCCGAAAAGCCTCATGCCGGCCGATCTGGCCGCTGGCCGCAAGCGGCTCGATTCGGTGTGGAACGGCGTCATCCCCGGCATCGTGCTGGTGGCAATGATCACGGCCGTGGCCTTCTCCGCGCACAATGTCTCCGGCTTTGCCCTGTTCAGCCCGATGATCCTCGCCGTTGTCGCCGGCATGGTCTATTCCAACGTGCTCGGCACGCCGGCGCATGCCAAGGCGGGCATCGCCTTCTCGCAAAAGCGCCTGCTGCGCTTCGCCATCGTGCTGCTCGGCTTCCAGCTGACGCTCGGCCAGGTCGCCTCGATCGGCGCCGGCGGCGTCGGCATTGTCGCGGCGACGCTTGGCGCCACCTTTCTCTTCACCATCACGCTTGGCCGGCTGATCGGCGTCGACCGCAAGCTGGCGCAGCTGATTGCCGCCGGCACTTCGATCTGCGGCGCCTCGGCCATCGTCGCCACCAACATCGTCACCGATGCGCGCGACGAGGACGTCACCTATGCCGTCGCCTCGATCACCCTGTTCGGCACCGTCGCCATGCTCGGCTTCCCGCTGCTGGCGCCGGTGCTCGGCCTCGACCAGCACGCTTTCGGCCTGTGGGCCGGCGCCTCGATCCATGAGGTGGCGCAAGTCATCGGCGCCGGCTTCCAGAACGGCACCCAGTCCGGCGAGATCGCCACCGTGGCCAAGCTGACCCGCGTCGCCATGCTGGCGCCGATGGTCATCGCGCTCGGCCTGATGGCGCGTCGCAAGATGAGCGGCGACCAGCAGACCGCGCGGCCGCCCATGCCGTGGTTCGTCGCCGCTTTCGTCGCCGTCGTGGTGCTGAACAGCCTGGTCACCGTGCCCGCCGAAGTGAAGGCGGCCATGGCGCTCGCCACCACCATCATGCTGACCATGGGGCTCGCCGCCATGGGCTTGCAGGCCGACATTTCGCAGCTGCGCTCGCGCGGCCTGCGCCCGCTGGCGCTCGCCTTCTCCGCCTTCCTGTTCATCGGCTGCTTTAGCTTGATGCTGGTGAAGTTCGCTTAA
- a CDS encoding dienelactone hydrolase → MKFWTTLCTILVSTMLMLNASIAGDTVGVRHFAAPSRERGTDLDVTVWYPAEPGGEAVNLGDSELFVGTSAMRDAPISGGKFPLILLSHGAGLAGTPQALSWIATPLARQGFVVAAPTHPGNGGKNRSAAETMKLWLRPADLTATLDAIGKDTFFGDHFEQGKIGVLGLSMGGNTALAIAGARVDPERLAAYCDTDALNASLCQWVRQSGVDLHAMDLQPASRDNTDERIRFAMAIDPAPVDVLDARSFAGIGIPLAIVNLGQPGKIPATADASGIAKAIANASYATIEDASHYSMFGECKPGAAEIVVSEEIGDPVCDDGGGRSRGEIHAQLIEMATAAFTRALKAGR, encoded by the coding sequence ATGAAATTCTGGACCACGCTTTGCACAATTCTCGTTTCGACGATGCTGATGTTGAACGCGAGCATTGCCGGCGACACCGTCGGCGTTCGCCACTTCGCCGCCCCGTCCAGGGAACGCGGCACGGATCTCGACGTGACTGTCTGGTATCCGGCGGAACCAGGTGGCGAGGCGGTCAACCTTGGCGACAGCGAGCTGTTCGTCGGCACATCGGCCATGCGCGATGCGCCGATATCAGGCGGAAAATTCCCGCTGATCCTGCTGTCGCACGGCGCCGGCCTGGCGGGGACGCCGCAAGCGCTGAGCTGGATTGCAACGCCTTTGGCCAGGCAAGGCTTCGTCGTTGCCGCCCCGACGCACCCCGGAAATGGCGGGAAAAACAGATCCGCCGCCGAGACGATGAAACTCTGGTTGCGCCCCGCCGATCTCACGGCGACACTGGACGCGATCGGCAAGGACACGTTCTTCGGCGATCATTTCGAGCAAGGCAAAATCGGCGTTCTCGGTCTTTCCATGGGCGGCAACACGGCACTGGCGATCGCCGGCGCCCGCGTCGACCCCGAACGGCTGGCGGCCTATTGCGATACGGACGCGCTCAACGCATCGCTTTGCCAGTGGGTCAGGCAAAGCGGCGTCGATCTCCACGCCATGGATCTGCAGCCCGCCAGCCGCGACAACACAGACGAGCGCATCCGCTTCGCCATGGCGATCGATCCCGCCCCGGTCGATGTCCTTGACGCCAGAAGCTTCGCCGGCATCGGGATCCCGCTCGCCATCGTCAATCTCGGCCAGCCAGGAAAGATCCCCGCGACCGCCGATGCTTCCGGCATCGCGAAGGCGATTGCAAATGCGAGCTACGCCACGATCGAGGATGCCAGCCACTACAGCATGTTCGGTGAGTGCAAGCCAGGCGCGGCGGAGATTGTCGTGTCCGAAGAGATCGGCGATCCGGTGTGCGATGATGGGGGTGGGCGATCACGCGGGGAGATTCATGCGCAGCTGATAGAGATGGCGACTGCGGCTTTCACGCGCGCGCTGAAGGCGGGACGATAA
- a CDS encoding GAF domain-containing protein, giving the protein MFAAKAIDTSDKAAFYRDLAAQLKALLEGESDSIANAANTAALIFQMVPDLNWAGFYFLASDEELVLGPFQGKPACVRIAVGKGVCGTAVQLGTSMLIKDVHDFPGHIACDADSRSELVVLLEDDEGVFGVLDLDSPLPGRFDQADQAGIETLAAIYAAASSFED; this is encoded by the coding sequence ATGTTCGCGGCCAAGGCCATCGATACGTCAGACAAGGCCGCGTTCTATCGCGACCTCGCCGCCCAGCTGAAAGCGCTGCTCGAAGGCGAAAGCGACTCGATCGCCAATGCCGCCAACACCGCGGCGCTGATCTTCCAGATGGTGCCCGACCTCAACTGGGCCGGCTTCTATTTCCTCGCCTCGGACGAGGAGCTGGTGCTGGGACCCTTCCAGGGCAAGCCGGCCTGCGTGCGCATCGCCGTCGGCAAGGGCGTGTGCGGAACGGCGGTTCAACTCGGCACCTCGATGCTGATCAAGGACGTGCATGATTTCCCCGGCCACATCGCCTGCGATGCCGATTCGCGCTCGGAACTGGTCGTGCTGCTCGAAGACGATGAAGGCGTCTTCGGCGTGCTCGACCTCGACAGCCCGCTGCCCGGCCGGTTCGACCAGGCCGACCAGGCGGGTATCGAGACGCTGGCGGCGATCTATGCGGCTGCGAGCTCGTTCGAGGACTGA
- a CDS encoding transcription activator effector binding protein, producing the protein MKAALENYHARMQRVLDYIDQHLDGDLDLEALSGVAAFSKYHFHRQFTSTFGVSVHRYVQLARLKRASYRLAGNESVTDIAMDAGYDAPDAFARAFRQRFGQSPSSFRKSPDWGAWLMAFGPFDKARNTLMQIIFEHDDVTIREVPPTPVAIMEHRGDRATLQDTIQRFIAWRKEAGLSPETSPTFNIFRSEREPAIPADYSMDICVGTDRPIDPNDGQMKAGVIPGGRCAVLRYPGNTNNLEPAALYLYREWLPASGEEVRDFPVYCQRQLSRLPDGPIHEVVVELFLPLK; encoded by the coding sequence TTGAAGGCGGCGCTTGAAAACTACCATGCCAGGATGCAGCGGGTGCTGGACTACATAGACCAGCATCTGGATGGCGATCTGGATCTGGAAGCCTTGAGTGGCGTCGCGGCGTTCTCGAAATATCATTTCCACCGGCAGTTCACGTCAACCTTCGGGGTGTCCGTGCATCGCTATGTCCAACTCGCCCGCCTGAAGCGCGCTTCGTACAGGCTTGCGGGGAACGAAAGCGTCACGGATATAGCGATGGATGCCGGTTACGACGCACCGGATGCCTTTGCCCGCGCCTTTCGGCAACGGTTCGGGCAATCGCCTTCGTCGTTCCGGAAATCTCCCGACTGGGGGGCGTGGCTCATGGCCTTCGGGCCTTTCGACAAAGCAAGGAACACGCTCATGCAGATAATCTTCGAACACGACGACGTGACGATCCGCGAAGTGCCGCCCACACCGGTGGCGATCATGGAGCATAGGGGCGACCGCGCGACACTCCAAGACACCATCCAGCGGTTCATCGCCTGGCGCAAGGAAGCGGGGCTGTCGCCCGAGACAAGCCCGACCTTCAACATCTTCCGCTCCGAAAGGGAGCCCGCGATCCCTGCCGACTACAGCATGGACATTTGTGTCGGGACCGATCGGCCGATCGATCCGAATGACGGGCAGATGAAGGCTGGCGTCATCCCCGGCGGACGCTGTGCGGTGCTGCGCTACCCCGGCAACACCAACAATCTCGAGCCCGCGGCACTTTACCTCTATCGTGAATGGCTTCCGGCCAGCGGCGAGGAAGTGCGCGACTTTCCGGTCTATTGCCAACGACAGCTATCCCGCCTCCCGGACGGGCCGATCCACGAAGTGGTCGTTGAGCTTTTTCTGCCCCTGAAATAG